The Brachyspira hyodysenteriae ATCC 27164 genome includes a window with the following:
- a CDS encoding DUF4234 domain-containing protein translates to MNNFQPKSLLIVAILSVSTFGIYFIYWIYATTNDINNYMEQEYINPTLALVLSIITCGLFSVYWFYKYGMIVFNDMSKKAELDSYGENAAVLAILLFIPFGYVYSIIVLQSKLNIIFTKYSNNDSESNIQ, encoded by the coding sequence ATGAATAATTTTCAGCCTAAATCATTATTAATTGTAGCAATTTTATCTGTATCAACATTCGGAATATATTTTATTTATTGGATTTATGCTACAACAAATGATATTAATAATTATATGGAACAAGAATACATTAATCCTACATTAGCTCTTGTTTTATCAATAATAACATGCGGATTATTCAGCGTATATTGGTTCTATAAATATGGAATGATAGTATTTAATGATATGAGTAAAAAGGCTGAATTAGACAGTTATGGAGAAAATGCTGCTGTTTTAGCTATATTACTATTTATACCATTCGGATATGTTTATTCTATTATAGTCCTTCAATCTAAGCTTAATATTATCTTCACTAAATATTCAAATAATGATTCAGAGAGTAATATACAATAA
- a CDS encoding PepSY-like domain-containing protein, whose amino-acid sequence MTNSLNLFIKITPSQLPENIRRFIASNYSKAKIVYIDKVKDQYEIKLSNGIYINFDKNGSWNYISSDDKLSENILPKTIASKIKNIMKKYNNAYVFEISKRIEFYKVRLTNSLEIRIRNNGQLIMA is encoded by the coding sequence ATGACTAATTCATTAAACCTTTTTATTAAAATTACACCTAGCCAATTACCTGAGAATATTAGAAGATTTATAGCTTCTAATTACAGCAAAGCTAAAATCGTTTATATTGATAAAGTGAAAGATCAATATGAAATCAAATTAAGTAACGGTATTTATATCAACTTTGACAAAAACGGTTCTTGGAACTATATAAGCAGCGATGACAAATTATCTGAAAATATACTTCCAAAAACTATAGCTAGCAAAATTAAAAACATAATGAAAAAATATAATAATGCTTATGTTTTTGAAATCAGCAAAAGAATAGAATTTTACAAAGTAAGATTAACTAATTCTTTAGAAATACGCATAAGAAATAACGGACAATTAATAATGGCATAA